The window CAAGAACATCCCGGAGCAGGTCAGAAGAACTCAGCCTGCTGTTCCTTGGCGGGAAATGGCAGGAATGCGGGACAAGCTCATTCATGATTATTTCGGTGTCAATCTGGCGATTGTCTGGAAAACCGCTACGGAACGGCTGCCGGAGCTGGAACCGATGATTCGGGAAATGCTGCCTACAGACTGACAAGTTGACCGCAGCCCGCACCACCGGCTACGGTCAACCCGGTCGCGGATTATGTCCTCCTTGTAGTTCACAACACTACACCCTCTCTCTCCACCGCCTTTCTAAACGGCAAGGCATCGTATTCAGGCGAAGACCACTCCTGCCTGCTCCGTAAGTGCTGCTCACCACCTCATCATTTTCCAGTTCAATATCATGCAGACTATCCTTCAGCTTTGTTATGATCTCTCTGTCCAACGGATAATCAGCAATGATCAAGAAATCCCAGTCAGAGTCCTGCCGGGTTGCATTGGCGGACACGGGAACCGTGCAGAATGATTACCCCCAGATCAAGGCGGAACAGTGCATCATCGGTTACGGAACCGCCCATGCAAGGCTCTTGTAAAATGTGGTGAGAATCAGCTCGAATTGCAGA is drawn from Candidatus Electrothrix rattekaaiensis and contains these coding sequences:
- a CDS encoding DUF86 domain-containing protein: MKKIRYYEDYLEDIVEQTALVRRFISGMTYEQFSADEKTVYAVIRAIEIIGEATKNIPEQVRRTQPAVPWREMAGMRDKLIHDYFGVNLAIVWKTATERLPELEPMIREMLPTD